The Hevea brasiliensis isolate MT/VB/25A 57/8 chromosome 9, ASM3005281v1, whole genome shotgun sequence nucleotide sequence GATTATGACCGTGGATTTGCTGCTCTTTTCTCGTCTTTTAATTTACTCAcaactccttttttttttccaattggttaaaaaaatttaaacttttacgttttattttttttaagcatCTAAATTTTTACGCttattgtttattttattataatattttaattttaaataattaaattaaattttttaaaattaaaaaaaaataatccaacatccaaattttatttccaaattctaataggtaaattataatttagttcttAAAGTTTTGCAAAACTTAAAACTTAGTTCACATATTTTCAATACTGAACAATTCAGTTCCTAAGATTTAGTAGAACTTTCAACTTAATTCCACTATCCATTGaccattaattataataaaaattatcaaaatatccttagttttatatattttataagagAGAGAAATAGAAAGCCACAAGTTTTTCTGCCTTAATCTAGTCGTCACAGACTATAATCGAGTCAAGGCCTGTCTCCATCTACTAGCCTATTTCCAGATAAACTCATAACTACTAGAAAAGTAAAGATCGAAACTTCAGGAAGAGATTTTACATGTCAAATCACAGCTTGTAAATCCAACGTGACCGGATCTTTGTTTTCTAGCGtaagaattttttattttatttcaacaaATCAAAATCTCActaattaaaatctaaaaaacatatttcacaaaacttaataaaattttcaaaacaattatgaaaaattattgacaataagaaaaatttaactttataatatatatatcttataCTATTTAACATAAAGTTTATATTaaggaattaaattataaatttgttaaatctcaaaaattaaattacttaacCTTGAAATTATAAGGACTAAGTTATAAGGTTTCACCAAACttcagaaattaaattataatttatcaaattctaaTTTAGATGTTGAATAAAATTTCTTAGATTTTGAAATGTTCAATTTAATtgtctaaaattaaaaaattaaaataaaataaataataaacccAAACATTTGAAATTTATCCAGTCAAtactttttttttgtaattaagtCACCATTTTAAAACACAGTGTCGTATCCTTTTATGTATGatttacaatttaatttagtacaatTTTATATATGCAAGTATAAATTGATGCATTAAAATacgtacaaaaataaccaaaaaaGATGGCAGAAATGTCGAAATTTTGCTACTGATTCGGCAAGAGTTTCAAGATTCATCCCACTTACCAACTCAACTTTGGCATATTATTAGTTAGTATAGtcggtatatgtatatataatcaaTGAAAAAATGTAATGGCTGAATCTCAAAGCATTGAAATTAACGTAAGAAAATGTAGATGGGATACGTATTAGTGAGCTGTTTGTGTGCCACAGAACACGATGAATGGAAAGGCATGCGACATATATATAGCACTTAATATTAAGTCACAGCACGGGGGCCGGCCACCcttgaaaataaatttgcatattaACTTTGATAAGCACATCTACACCATTTATATCTTAGGAATGTTTTCTAATTGATGTCTCATTAATTCAGGACCATATGGCCACCTACAAATTAACTTAAATTTGGTAATTGAACTTTCCTAGAAATGTACAAATAaagcactgaaatttcacattcctAGCAGAttcgatttattattattattattattattattattattattattattattattattattattattatgttttgtatagtaattttaaatatatagtaATTAGTTTTTGAAAGGAAAAATGAAATGACTGTTGACGAATATAAGTTATTGCAAGGTTATTGAATGTTTAGGAATGAAGTGAAAGGCTTGTTTTAAGAATGGTAAAATGGGAAGCAAGGGAATAAATGGGGTAGGCCAAGCAGTAGTGAAAATGGAAATCGAAGCCAACAGACCACAAACAATGGGAAGCCTACGCATCACCGTGTCGTCACCTAAACCAGCAAAGTTTTCAAATTCCAGCTCAGAAAAGATTCCACGTGTCAACAACGCATTGACCCTAAAAAAAACAAGGGAAGCATACCCCTACATATGCATATTAATACCCATAAAGCCCAACGACTCAAACTCTTCACAAAAGCTTCTCTTTGATTATtccgtattattattattattacaattttcaTTACATTTCCCATTTTCTCAATCATTTCAAGAACCATAACGCACAGAGGCCATGGAAGTAGGAGACAAGGCAAAGATGGGGTTTGAGGAGACTGAGCTTAGGCTAGGGTTGCCGGGAAATAATGGTGGAGGGAGCGAAGGAGAGGTGGCAAGGAAGAGAGGCTTCTCTGAGACTGTGGATTTGAAGCTTAATCTTTCATCCAAAGACCCTGGGATCGATCAAAATGGCAATACCAGCAAGTTACAAAGAGAGAAGCATCTTCTCGCTGCTGATCCAGAAAAGCCTCCAGCTAAGTAAGTTGCATGCTTTCTTTTTCTGATCTAACTTAATCAGTCTCTTGTTTTCCCTTCCCTTTTCTTTCCTTctgtctttcttttttttctgtaACATATCTGATTAGGTAATATACGTCTTTGTGAGTATGAGAGAGAACAGTTTCTATAATAATCCTTCTGGTTTTGATGCTAATTAAGCTTTTAGCACATGCAcataacttagatttatcaacaTTAATCTCTAGCTTAGCTGCTAGTTGATGCACTTCAAGTATATGCATCTAGAATTCCACAGAAGTATTTTCCATGAATTAAGTAAATTTCATCTAGTAATCTGCGAGAATGATTGGAGAAAAATAGATACATAaagaataaagaaaataattgaagttACTGTTAGCATAAATCACCATTGGCAAATTTTCATACTATAGCAAATTTAAAAGCCAGTAAGTAGATTTACATGTAGATCTTGTCTATATAAATTTAAGTTTGTGTAGCCATGCATTTAATGATGCAAACCACAATAATTAGTAGTTCCTGGTTTCCAAGAAtaaggaaagaaaattttgagtaatAAGGTAAGAATTGAGATCTCAATAGACAAAATATATAAACAACTAATTATAATATTggcttattaaaaaaaataaactaattATAATATTGGAGGATACATAAATTATAACAAAACTTTCAGTAGCTAACCAATTGCGTTATTTAGCTCAGTTGGTACACCCTGAAAGTGGTCCTGTGTCCAACATCGATGCCCTTCTCATAAAGAACCAAAATAAAAATCCAGTGGCTTGCAATTATTGGCCCAATTAACAGATTAACGTAGATAATTCATTTTCATTTTGACCCaatcaatttattttttgaaaagctACGTATCTTTAATTCCATTGACTTGCTTTGTCACTTTCCATTGCTTCTGTAATTCTCTCTATAATACCTTCACTTATAAAACAATTAAATGCTGTTTGGGACGTTAATTAAAGATCATTAAATATGAAAGATGAtagtatatatttaattataaaaaattttgttGTGTGAAATTTTAGGGCACAAGTAGTTGGTTGGCCTCCTGTCCGATCCTTCAGAAAGAACATGTTTTCTGTCCAAAAGAGTAGCACTGAGGACTGTGAACAGAAGCTCAATGCAACCTTTGTCAAGGTTAGCATGGATGGGGCACCTTACCTCCGAAAAGTAGACTTAAAGATGTACAAGAGCTACCAGGAGCTCTCTCATGCCCTAGGAAAGATGTTCAGTTCCTTCAGCACTATAGGTATATATGAACAAATTAATGTAATTGATAGTAATTTTTGAGTAATTAGATCACTCAGATGGCTGCTTCTTTGCGTGTTAATTTTGATTGAAGGAAATTGTGGATCCCAAGGAATGAAAGATTTCCTGAATGAGAGCAAGCTCGTAGATCTTCTTAATGGCACTGACTATGTTCCAACTTATGAAGATAAGGACGGTGACTGGATGCTAGTGGGTGATGTCCCATGGGAGTAAGttcttatataattatattaacaaaaaatttattattattttaattaattaaattaacattttTCTTTGTTTCAACCTCAGGATGTTTGCCGAATCATGCAAGCGGCTGCGTATTATGAAAGGAACCGATGCAACTGGACTTGGTTAGTACTTAATTAACCTAGCTAATCTTGAAAGATGGAAAAGAAAAAGCACTAACTTGAGACCTGGTTAACCTTTTAATcagtaataaaataattaagtaaATTACTCTTTCGTTGATGACActcttatattaattaattaagttaataattGACTTCCAAATCATTGTAGTTAATTCAGGCAAAAGCTAATGAaatcattgaaattttttttaattttctttaatttggaATTCAGCACCAAAAGCCATGGAGAAACTCAAGAACAGATGCTGAAGTAGTGATCGAGCAACCAGAGCCTGCTCCTTTTATCTAAAGTGTGAAGCAGGACAAGTACAAAAGCAATCGCATGCAGATGGATTGAGCAGGTTCTTGGGGTTGTTTCAGTATTAATGGTCGTGGTTTGTtacataattaatatatattttatatatgtaCTACTGCTTGAGTATTAATCGCTTTGGACAGGGAAAAATGAAGAGTCTTTtttaagttgcaagacttgatTATGTCTGGTTTGTTTAGAGTTAATGGTTTGCCTATTAATTAATGATTGTAATAATCAACGTACCTGTTGTTTCTTGCAGTTATTGTGTGCTGCAGTTCCTTCAATTATTTATTCATTTTGGATTTTATATGGTAGATAGATTGCTATAATTCTTATATATATGGGGTAGACTTAGTAGGGGAAATGTCCCATAGCTTTGTTGGAGGAGGGAACAAGATCATGTGCATGTTCATGGAGAATTTATTCATGCCCATCTGTATATAAATAGGTCTCTTGATATTTTCTGAAATTaacaaactttaaaaaaaaattataaataacttTAATTTAGACTCAAATTCGAGAAATCACAACCACTTTGATATCACTATAGAGTTTTGACATATATATAAATTACTGCACTCTCTTTCTCTCCGGTGAactgaaaatgaggaaaaaaggaAAATCGCTTACGATGGAGAGAGAAAGTATCACATTACCATTAGCTCATTTGACCAGTGAGAAGTGGATTATTAATAGAATTTTGTGATGGTGATGGTAGTTTAtctgccagaagaaatattatatatattaaagatGCTCTATTTTATGAACAAATGAAGGGCTTAGAGATGAGTTTCGTATCTTGGATCTGACATTGCTGAAATCCATGcatttatgttattattttaataacTTGCAAATTATTCCAAATACTGAAATACAAGAAGATCAATACTCCGGCCGATGCAGTTGACTGGCCCATTGAGAGAACACCATACTTGTTAATAAATaagaaattttcaaaaaaaaaaaaaattcattttcttaATGATAGTATCTAAGTTATAAGAATTCATCAAAATGGTTTATCAAGTAACCAATAAAAGGTTGCCGTATATATTATTGTTATATACCCTTGGGGAAATAGTCTGAttactataattttattttattttattttattttcgtttAGTTTATTAATCATATGGAATTTATTTGCCAATTAAAAAGAGTTCAGGCATATGAGTATTAAATATGGAACTCAGTCAGCAAATACAAT carries:
- the LOC110665445 gene encoding auxin-induced protein AUX28, which translates into the protein MEVGDKAKMGFEETELRLGLPGNNGGGSEGEVARKRGFSETVDLKLNLSSKDPGIDQNGNTSKLQREKHLLAADPEKPPAKAQVVGWPPVRSFRKNMFSVQKSSTEDCEQKLNATFVKVSMDGAPYLRKVDLKMYKSYQELSHALGKMFSSFSTIGNCGSQGMKDFLNESKLVDLLNGTDYVPTYEDKDGDWMLVGDVPWEMFAESCKRLRIMKGTDATGLAPKAMEKLKNRC